From Labrus bergylta chromosome 22, fLabBer1.1, whole genome shotgun sequence, one genomic window encodes:
- the LOC110000070 gene encoding low affinity immunoglobulin gamma Fc region receptor II-like: MEVGVLCIKLLVHVLFLLCAHVQDVDSLILRLEPNRLQFFEYESLIFHCEDSHDSTGLKIVHRSKGELVKCNTTVTSKRSSCTIHNIFPEDSGQYWCESRDGKRSDIIHITVTDGPVILESPISVVEGEAVTLRCRRKTTSTNLSADFYKDGHLIRTSSAGNMSIPSVSKRDEGFYKCISGGRESAESLMAVQDNQGENASSFSTPWIVMTVLSILLLLVGLLHFGKYIRNKVTVEARRVSADAPSDQVIYAAVTIDSTKREQGVSRTMTATVHSAGTNRPLTQEPLYSLIQ, from the exons ATGGAGGTCGGCGTGCTCTGCATCAAACTCT TGGTCCACGTGTTATTCCTGCTGTGTGCACATGTCCAGGACGTTG attcactgATTCTCCGTCTTGAACCAAAcagactgcagttctttgaataCGAGTCTCTGATCTTCCATTGTGAGGATTCTCATGACTCGACTGGATTGAAAATTGTACATCGGTCCAAAGGGGAATTAGTCAAATGTAACACTACAGTGACATCAAAAAGGTCATCCTGCACTATTCATAATATTTTTCCAGAGGACAGTGGGCAATACTGGTGTGAGTCCAGAGATGGGAAGAGAAGCGACATCATCCACATCACTGTTACTG ATGGTCCTGTGATCCTGGAGAGTCCCATCAGTGTGGTGGAGGGAGAGGCTGTGACTTTGCGCTGCAGACGCAAGACGACCTCTACCAATCTCTCAGCTGATTTCTACAAAGATGGCCACCTTATCAGAACAAGCTCTGCAGGAAACATGAGCATCCCCAGTGTTTCCAAACGTGATGAAGGATTCTACAAGTGTATCTCTGGAGGAAGAGAATCAGCCGAGAGTCTGATGGCTGTCCAAG ACAACCAGGGAGAGAATGCCTCATCCTTTTCCACCCCATGGATAGTTATGACTGTTTTATCGATTCTGTTGTTGCTGGTTGGACTTCTTCATTTCGGCAAATATATTCGGAACAAAg tCACTGTTGAGGCCCGTCGAGTGTCAGCAGATGCACCAAGCGACCAAGTGATTTATGCTGCGGTTACAATAGACAGCACAAAGAGAG AGCAAGGAGTATCCAGAACCATGACGGCGACAGTTCACTCAGCTGGTACCAACCGACCTTTGACACAGGAACCCCTCTAttctttgatccagtag